One genomic window of Daphnia pulex isolate KAP4 chromosome 10, ASM2113471v1 includes the following:
- the LOC124205048 gene encoding membrane-associated guanylate kinase, WW and PDZ domain-containing protein 1-like isoform X3, with amino-acid sequence MCLPGGFHPHTFLNSLSVALTHGQRDFFFFSNVVYTTQTDNLFLLLLLYSRLFRQKIRRAQLVRSRQPIRLLARLASIERRRFVCVSSFFGLLTIFRHKTNWLKGVLGGWLTNWTRCDAHTHSSVRNSISGLWNDSDDSVEMRLLRTCCVCQCRSGSRSPRHQRKRRKRRKSGGGRHGGGGGSSDRESVSGSETGGVTGGTVVAAAAAQHRAEAVDQQRTSGGSRRSGGGSKRRQRATYRYEVVYRREEFSHDYLDHPEIDEEEEKVQNRHHHHQQLPVFRPVPEGQPTDSQPLQQQQQQQPSAVVPFQSADYSLLSNYGRLEDFHPPALHSAVHSWEQQQRQPPQQQQHSCYNDQPLYQNFGGGLTKDLREYLTTRFAKGSVDHELQTTIRDNLYLRTVPVTTRPRRPGETDGLDYTFLSLEQFRLLEKNGSLLERGIYDGNYYGTPKPPLDSPLVLPSTPLAQSSTTALLQHNNNNNLPSSGGGGTTSSSLLLLAGAHPSSEGKRRRNRSNVEAMAAAQNDGDPDPSNCSGGGGLDHQPVHSSMQHLNPSQRMGGGANGGGGAPNCNNSIGGSNNNMSIPSYREDGGGAMGGLSEAELGPLPQNWEKAYTERGEVYFIDHNTGTSQWLDPRLSKIQKKSLEECAEDELPYGWEKIDDPTYGTYYIDHVNRKTQYENPVTQAKKGGSSEPGTGSSPPGPPGGLPTGNASSTDSGNSTYPRLKKQQQQQQQQQQQQSNESGGVGGGHNGNNQPPAPLPKRSNSESRLNLHGYGGYNRPFFTRNPSELQGERICTTLLKSNRGLGFTIVGGDDSEEEFLQIKSVVPHGPAWVDGRLQTGDVLVYVMDQCVLGYTHHDMVNMFQSIAPGQAVALEVCRGYPLPFDPNDPNTEIVTTVAVAQQDGNKGPSRPGSADLLMHQGSSSSEHHHHHQDNNDMAHRFDGDEYGDGGVNGNPSGGSIGKVEFLTVQITKGAMGFGFTIADSAYGQKVKTILDRPRCKNLQEGDILVDINGINMRHMSHGEVVQVLKDCAWGREASITVQRGGAATPTKNKWKKGGIKDQDQQQQQPPVSPRKPPVGAGLFRSKTPTADLYSAQTKEVVPIRPKTPLVDTRNRPKTPSMGVGMSGGPSSQPSSLPDHLEQHREINRTPVNALAEQFQNGMNFQDNNGVVGGYNSQQQQQRNMMNRSRSPGRELDSHPSMQMHYENGLPPDAGYGGMPNGYPPAYESDYGRMGQPSRNARSDPYAPNPYTGGSYSMDASRPMDYGYGYSGMNGPNVPDYPEENLGQFHRQDSGYGTQPQSVVVGYSNNNSNSSNNLLRQNAGPGSFAPLKEGTSFDHELSSYPPSMSTGGRPDVAMRRPGPNSVNSSGGGGVGVGGGGNPAVNSSSGQQSLPPPGEWMEMNVTLLRHETGFGFRIVGGTEEGSQVSIGHIVPGGAADLDGRLRTGDEILAVDLMSVVHTSHHHVVQLMGAAALNGRVSITVRRWIPLHPSSISPQDTGYPSGVGDGSGLIYPYDVTVVRREDEGFGFVIISSVTKGVSFIGQIIPDSPAKRCSQLHVGDRILAVNHHDISRLHHGDIVNLIKDSGYTVTLTVGPPLDDTASSNASNSHRDGSEAYPPIEEDQLYAVELSRGTRGFGFSIRGGREFHNMPLFVLRIADNGAAAQDGRLRVGDQLIEINGISTKNMTHADAIELIKNGGMVVRLLLRRGNIAPPMGENGQMLSPSSTGSPTTPSGMMEMMRPNSSMAQPHHGSYGSNGPLSQLHQADSRMPNGIPVGHQQQQSQQQQQQQLQQQQHQQQQQQYTGPPPYMMGPRGMPNGGMRGHVPAPLNVPPSQRNLNGPLSHSSPRVIGAAGNVVGDYYWGS; translated from the exons ATGTGCCTTCCGGGTGGGTTCCATCCACACACATTCCTCAACTCTCTCTCGGTTGCTTTAACACACGGCcaaagagattttttctttttttccaacgtAGTATATACAACACAGACAGacaacctttttcttcttcttcttttatactCTCGGCTGTTTCGTCAAAAAATCAGACGCGCCCAGTTGGTTCGCAGTCGCCAACCGATCCGGTTGTTGGCCCGTCTGGCATCCATcgagagaagaagatttgtgtgtgtttccagtttttttggtcttttgACCATTTTTAGAcataaaacaaattggttaAAAGGGGTTTTGGGGGGTTGGTTGACTAATTGGACGAGGTgtgacgcacacacacactcgagtGTGCGGAATAGCATTTCCGGTTTGTGGAATGACTCGGATGACTCTGTCGAAATGCGTCTGCTGAGAACTTGCTGCGTTTGCCAATGTCGTAGCGGCTCGAGGAGTCCTCGTCATCAGCGTAAAcgaaggaaaaggagaaaaagtgGCGGCGGCCGtcacggtggtggtggtgggagtAGCGATCGAGAGTCGGTCAGTGGGAGTGAAACCGGAGGAGTTACTGGTGGGACTGTTGTTGCGGCGGctgcagcacagcacagagcGGAAGCAGTCGATCAACAGCGGACGAGTGGTGGCAGTCGACGGTCCGGTGGCGGGAGTAAACGCCGCCAGCGTGCTACTTACCGCTACGAGGTGGTCTATCGTCGTGAAGAGTTCAGTCACGACTATTTGGACCATCCAGAaatagacgaagaagaagaaaaagtccaaaaccgccaccaccaccaccagcaactCCCGGTATTCCGGCCGGTGCCGGAAGGACAGCCAACCGATTCGCAAccactgcagcagcagcaacaacaacaaccgtctGCAGTCGTTCCGTTCCAGTCGGCTGATTACAGCCTTTTGAGCAATTACGGACGGCTGGAGGATTTTCATCCGCCAGCTCTCCACAGTGCCGTTCATAGCtgggagcaacaacaacgtcaaccaccacaacaacaacaacattcgtGCTATAACGATCAACCTCTATATCAGAATTTTGGTG GTGGATTGACGAAGGATTTACGCGAGTACCTGACGACTCGCTTTGCTAAAGGCTCTGTGGACCATGAGCTGCAGACGACCATTCGAGACAACTTGTACCTGCGGACAGTGCCCGTGACGACTCGGCCGAGGCGGCCAGGAGAGACGGACGGACTTGACTACACTTTTCTCAGTTTGGAGCAATTCCGGCTGCTGGAAAAGAACGGATCGCTGCTCGAAAGGGGCATTTATGACG gGAATTATTACGGGACGCCGAAACCTCCGTTGGATTCCCCGTTGGTCTTGCCATCGACACCTTTAGCGCAGTCATCGACGACGGCGTTGCTccagcacaacaacaacaacaacttgccgtcgagtggtggtggtggtaccaCTTCATCATCGTTGCTCCTGTTGGCCGGAGCACATCCCAGCTCGGAGGGTAAACGTCGACGAAACCGCTCGAATGTGGAAGCGATGGCCGCCGCACAGAACGACGGCGATCCAGACCCCAGCAATTGCAGCGGTGGAGGAGGCCTTGACCACCAACCTGTCCACTCTTCGATGCAGCATCTGAATCCATCGCAAAGAATGGGCGGCGGTGCtaacggaggaggaggagctcccaactgcaacaacagcaTAGGAGGCAGCAATAATAACATGTCGATTCCCAGTTACAGAGAAGATGGAGGTGGCGCCATGGGCGGATTATCCGAAGCCGAATTGGGACCCCTTCCGCAAAATTGGGAGAAGGCCTACACGGAACGAGGCGAAGTCTATTTCATCGA CCATAATACTGGAACGTCTCAGTGGCTGGACCCGAGACTGTCTAAAATCCAGAAAAAGTCGCTGGAAGAGTGTGCCGAAGACGAGTTGCCTTACGGATGGGAGAAGATTGACGACCCGACGTACGGCACGTACTACATCGACCACGTCAATCGCAAAACGCAGTACGAGAATCCGGTGACGCAGGCCAAGAAGGGCGGAAGCAGTGAGCCTGGAACGGGCAGCAGTCCGCCAGGGCCTCCCGGAGGATTACCCACTGGCAACGCCAGCAGTACAGATTCCGGCAACAGCACCTACCCTCGCCTCaagaaacaacagcaacaacaacaacagcagcaacaacaacaatcgaacGAGAGCGGCGGAGTCGGAGGAGGACACAATGGCAACAACCAACCACCGGCCCCATTACCCAAACGCTCCAATAGTGAGTCCAGATTAAATCTCCACGGTTACGGAG GTTACAACCGGCCGTTCTTCACGAGAAATCCGTCCGAGTTGCAGGGCGAGCGGATCTGTACGACGTTGCTCAAATCCAACCGCGGACTGGGTTTCACCATCGTTGGCGGTGACGACAGCGAGGAAGAATTCCTCCAGATCAAATCGGTCGTTCCGCACGGACCCGCCTGGGTCGACGGACGCCTACAGACGG GCGACGTTTTGGTGTACGTGATGGATCAGTGCGTTCTGGGCTACACCCACCACGATATGGTGAACATGTTCCAGTCTATAGCGCCGGGCCAGGCCGTTGCGTTGGAAGTTTGTCGAGGATATCCTCTGCCCTTCGACCCGAACGATCCCAACACGGAGATCGTCACCACCGTGGCCGTTGCCCAGCAGGACGGCAACAAGGGGCCGTCTCGTCCCGGAAGTGCCGACCTGCTCATGCATCAGGGCTCCTCTTCATCCgagcatcaccaccaccaccaggatAATAACGACATGGCTCACCGATTTGAcg GTGATGAATACGGCGATGGCGGAGTCAACGGCAATCCATCAGGAGGCTCGATTGGCAAGGTTGAATTCCTGACGGTGCAAATTACCAAAGGTGCTATGGGATTTGGATTCACGATCGCTGACAGCGCCTACGGCCAGAAGGTCAAGACCATATTGGACAGGCCGCGCTGCAAGAATCTCCAAGAAGGCGACATCCTGGTTGACATTAACGGCATCAACATGAGACACATGAGTCACGGCGAAGTTGTCcag GTGCTGAAGGACTGCGCTTGGGGTCGCGAAGCGTCCATTACAGTCCAGCGTGGCGGAGCGGCAACGCCCACGAAAAACAAGTGGAAAAAGGGTGGAATTAAAGACCAggaccagcaacaacaacagccgcccGTCAGTCCGCGCAAACCCCCAGTCGGCGCTGGACTGTTTCGCAGTAAAACGCCCACGGCTGACCTTTACAG cGCCCAAACGAAGGAAGTGGTGCCCATCAGACCGAAAACGCCACTGGTAGACACTCGCAACCGGCCCAAAACGCCTTCAATGGGAGTGGGCATGAGTGGCGGTCCGTCGTCTCAGCCGTCGTCACTGCCGGATCATTTGGAACAGCACCGGGAAATCAACCGGACGCCTGTCAACGCTCTGGCGGAGCAGTTCCAGAACGGCATGAACTTCCAGGACAATAACGGAGTGGTGGGAGGTTAcaacagccagcagcagcagcaacggaaCATGATGAATCGAAGTCGGAGTCCGGGCAGAGAACTGGACTCGCATCCGTCGATGCAGATGCACTACGAGAATGGTCTGCCGCCGGACGCTGGCTACGGTGGCATGCCCAACGGCTACCCACCGGCTTACGAGTCCGACTACGGCCGGATGGGTCAACCCTCTCGCAATGCCCGCTCCGATCCTTACGCTCCTAATCCTTACACCGGTGGATCTTACTCCATGGACGCCTCACGTCCGATGGATTACGG TTACGGTTATTCAGGAATGAATGGACCGAACGTTCCGGATTATCCGGAAGAGAACCTCGGCCAGTTCCACCGTCAGGATTCCGGCTACGGCACTCAACCGCAGTCGGTGGTTGTGGgttacagcaacaacaatagcaacagcagcaacaacctcCTCCGTCAGAATGCTGGGCCGGGCTCGTTTGCCCCGCTCAAAGAAGGCACCAGCTTCGATCACGAATTGTCGTCGTATCCGCCCAGCatgtcgactggcggccgtCCGGATGTGGCGATGAGGAGGCCGGGTCCCAACAGCGTCAACAGCAGCGGCGGTGGCGGAGTAGGAGTAGGTGGAGGAGGCAATCCAGCAGTCAATTCGTCGTCGGGTCAGCAATCGCTGCCGCCGCCCGGCGAGTGGATGGAAATGAACGTGACGCTTTTGAGGCACGAAACGGGTTTCGGCTTCCGCATCGTCGGCGGCACGGAAGAAGGGTCGCAGGTCTCTATCGGGCACATAGTTCCGGGCGGAGCGGCCGATCTCGACGGCCGGCTCCGAACCGGTGACGAAATCTTGGCCGTCGATCTGATGTCGGTCGTTCACACATCTCACCACCACGTCGTCCAGCTGATGGGCGCGGCCGCTCTCAACGGCCGAGTTTCCATCACGGTCCGGCGCTGGATACCCCTCCATCCGTCGTCCATCTCCCCACAAG ATACTGGATATCCGAGCGGAGTTGGCGACGGCAGCGGCCTGATTTACCCGTACGACGTGACGGTGGTGCGTCGCGAGGATGAAGGTTTCGGCTTCGTCATCATCTCGTCGGTGACGAAGGGCGTGTCGTTCATCGGCCAAATCATCCCCGACAGCCCGGCCAAGCGCTGCTCTCAGCTGCACGTTGGCGACCGCATTTTGGCCGTCAATCACCACGACATATCGAGGCTTCACCACGGCGATATTGTCAACCTCATCAAAGATTCCGGCTACACCGTGACGCTCACCGTCGGACCTCCTCTGGACGACACAGCCTCCAGCAACGCCTCCAACTCTCACCGG GACGGATCAGAGGCGTACCCTCCGATAGAGGAAGACCAACTTTACGCCGTGGAACTGAGCCGAGGTACCCGAGGATTTGGATTCAGCATACGAGGCGGAAGGGAATTTCATAACATGCCTCTCTTCGTTCTCCGCATCGCCGACAATGGCGCCGCCGCTCAGGATGGCCGTCTAAGA GTAGGCGATCAGCTGATTGAAATCAACGGCATCAGCACCAAGAATATGACGCACGCAGATGCCATCGAGTTGATTAAAAATGGCGGAATGGTGGTCCGTCTTTTACTCCGGAGAGGCAACATCGCTCCTCCCATGG GTGAAAATGGGCAAATGTTATCGCCGTCATCAACGGGCTCTCCTACGACGCCCTCTGGCATGATGGAAATGATGAGGCCCAACAGCTCCATGGCCCAGCCTCACCACGGCTCTTACGGCAGCAACGGGCCTCTCTCTCAACTCCATCAGGCGGACAGCCGGATGCCCAACGGCATTCCCGTCGGccaccaacagcaacagtctcagcagcagcagcagcaacagttgcaacaacaacaacaccagcaacagcaacaacaatacaCGGGACCACCGCCGTACATGATGGGCCCGCGCGGAATGCCCAACGGCGGCATGCGCGGACACGTTCCCGCTCCTTTGAACGTTCCGCCGAGTCAACGGAATTTGAACGGGCCTCTGAGCCACAGTTCACCGCGGGTCATTGGTGCAGCTGGCAACGTCGTTGGCGACTATTACTGGGGTTCTTGA
- the LOC124205048 gene encoding membrane-associated guanylate kinase, WW and PDZ domain-containing protein 1-like isoform X9, which produces MKYTPKSWSASLPRSTARRALGRIVATPPVLLRRARRRSFSDLYTTTPFDSDNFATDSASLLQLLTTDDDPKLTFSSSTSSSSSTSTNDVTTANRTLSALNPVFLNSRWSTGNYYGTPKPPLDSPLVLPSTPLAQSSTTALLQHNNNNNLPSSGGGGTTSSSLLLLAGAHPSSEGKRRRNRSNVEAMAAAQNDGDPDPSNCSGGGGLDHQPVHSSMQHLNPSQRMGGGANGGGGAPNCNNSIGGSNNNMSIPSYREDGGGAMGGLSEAELGPLPQNWEKAYTERGEVYFIDHNTGTSQWLDPRLSKIQKKSLEECAEDELPYGWEKIDDPTYGTYYIDHVNRKTQYENPVTQAKKGGSSEPGTGSSPPGPPGGLPTGNASSTDSGNSTYPRLKKQQQQQQQQQQQQSNESGGVGGGHNGNNQPPAPLPKRSNSESRLNLHGYGGYNRPFFTRNPSELQGERICTTLLKSNRGLGFTIVGGDDSEEEFLQIKSVVPHGPAWVDGRLQTGDVLVYVMDQCVLGYTHHDMVNMFQSIAPGQAVALEVCRGYPLPFDPNDPNTEIVTTVAVAQQDGNKGPSRPGSADLLMHQGSSSSEHHHHHQDNNDMAHRFDGDEYGDGGVNGNPSGGSIGKVEFLTVQITKGAMGFGFTIADSAYGQKVKTILDRPRCKNLQEGDILVDINGINMRHMSHGEVVQVLKDCAWGREASITVQRGGAATPTKNKWKKGGIKDQDQQQQQPPVSPRKPPVGAGLFRSKTPTADLYSAQTKEVVPIRPKTPLVDTRNRPKTPSMGVGMSGGPSSQPSSLPDHLEQHREINRTPVNALAEQFQNGMNFQDNNGVVGGYNSQQQQQRNMMNRSRSPGRELDSHPSMQMHYENGLPPDAGYGGMPNGYPPAYESDYGRMGQPSRNARSDPYAPNPYTGGSYSMDASRPMDYGYGYSGMNGPNVPDYPEENLGQFHRQDSGYGTQPQSVVVGYSNNNSNSSNNLLRQNAGPGSFAPLKEGTSFDHELSSYPPSMSTGGRPDVAMRRPGPNSVNSSGGGGVGVGGGGNPAVNSSSGQQSLPPPGEWMEMNVTLLRHETGFGFRIVGGTEEGSQVSIGHIVPGGAADLDGRLRTGDEILAVDLMSVVHTSHHHVVQLMGAAALNGRVSITVRRWIPLHPSSISPQDTGYPSGVGDGSGLIYPYDVTVVRREDEGFGFVIISSVTKGVSFIGQIIPDSPAKRCSQLHVGDRILAVNHHDISRLHHGDIVNLIKDSGYTVTLTVGPPLDDTASSNASNSHRSSDAMVTAQALPAPPASDGTRSPSRIDAYHQQYAYNQEDQIDGPMIDGSEAYPPIEEDQLYAVELSRGTRGFGFSIRGGREFHNMPLFVLRIADNGAAAQDGRLRVGDQLIEINGISTKNMTHADAIELIKNGGMVVRLLLRRGNIAPPMGENGQMLSPSSTGSPTTPSGMMEMMRPNSSMAQPHHGSYGSNGPLSQLHQADSRMPNGIPVGHQQQQSQQQQQQQLQQQQHQQQQQQYTGPPPYMMGPRGMPNGGMRGHVPAPLNVPPSQRNLNGPLSHSSPRVIGAAGNVVGDYYWGS; this is translated from the exons atgaaaTACACGCCCAAATCGTGGTCGGCTTCTTTGCCGAGATCGACCGCCCGCCGTGCACTGGGCCGGATTGTCGCTACTCCGCCGGTTCTCTTACGGCGCGCCAGGAGGAGATCCTTTTCCGACCTCTACACGACGACGCCTTTCGATTCCGATAACTTTGCCACCGACTCGGCCAGCCTCTTGCAGTTACTAACCACCGACGATGACCCCAAACTAaccttctcttcttctacttcttcttcttcttctacttcgaCTAATGACGTCACAACTGCCAATCGCACTCTATCCGCACTCAATCCCGTTTTCTTAAACTCACGATGGTCGACAG gGAATTATTACGGGACGCCGAAACCTCCGTTGGATTCCCCGTTGGTCTTGCCATCGACACCTTTAGCGCAGTCATCGACGACGGCGTTGCTccagcacaacaacaacaacaacttgccgtcgagtggtggtggtggtaccaCTTCATCATCGTTGCTCCTGTTGGCCGGAGCACATCCCAGCTCGGAGGGTAAACGTCGACGAAACCGCTCGAATGTGGAAGCGATGGCCGCCGCACAGAACGACGGCGATCCAGACCCCAGCAATTGCAGCGGTGGAGGAGGCCTTGACCACCAACCTGTCCACTCTTCGATGCAGCATCTGAATCCATCGCAAAGAATGGGCGGCGGTGCtaacggaggaggaggagctcccaactgcaacaacagcaTAGGAGGCAGCAATAATAACATGTCGATTCCCAGTTACAGAGAAGATGGAGGTGGCGCCATGGGCGGATTATCCGAAGCCGAATTGGGACCCCTTCCGCAAAATTGGGAGAAGGCCTACACGGAACGAGGCGAAGTCTATTTCATCGA CCATAATACTGGAACGTCTCAGTGGCTGGACCCGAGACTGTCTAAAATCCAGAAAAAGTCGCTGGAAGAGTGTGCCGAAGACGAGTTGCCTTACGGATGGGAGAAGATTGACGACCCGACGTACGGCACGTACTACATCGACCACGTCAATCGCAAAACGCAGTACGAGAATCCGGTGACGCAGGCCAAGAAGGGCGGAAGCAGTGAGCCTGGAACGGGCAGCAGTCCGCCAGGGCCTCCCGGAGGATTACCCACTGGCAACGCCAGCAGTACAGATTCCGGCAACAGCACCTACCCTCGCCTCaagaaacaacagcaacaacaacaacagcagcaacaacaacaatcgaacGAGAGCGGCGGAGTCGGAGGAGGACACAATGGCAACAACCAACCACCGGCCCCATTACCCAAACGCTCCAATAGTGAGTCCAGATTAAATCTCCACGGTTACGGAG GTTACAACCGGCCGTTCTTCACGAGAAATCCGTCCGAGTTGCAGGGCGAGCGGATCTGTACGACGTTGCTCAAATCCAACCGCGGACTGGGTTTCACCATCGTTGGCGGTGACGACAGCGAGGAAGAATTCCTCCAGATCAAATCGGTCGTTCCGCACGGACCCGCCTGGGTCGACGGACGCCTACAGACGG GCGACGTTTTGGTGTACGTGATGGATCAGTGCGTTCTGGGCTACACCCACCACGATATGGTGAACATGTTCCAGTCTATAGCGCCGGGCCAGGCCGTTGCGTTGGAAGTTTGTCGAGGATATCCTCTGCCCTTCGACCCGAACGATCCCAACACGGAGATCGTCACCACCGTGGCCGTTGCCCAGCAGGACGGCAACAAGGGGCCGTCTCGTCCCGGAAGTGCCGACCTGCTCATGCATCAGGGCTCCTCTTCATCCgagcatcaccaccaccaccaggatAATAACGACATGGCTCACCGATTTGAcg GTGATGAATACGGCGATGGCGGAGTCAACGGCAATCCATCAGGAGGCTCGATTGGCAAGGTTGAATTCCTGACGGTGCAAATTACCAAAGGTGCTATGGGATTTGGATTCACGATCGCTGACAGCGCCTACGGCCAGAAGGTCAAGACCATATTGGACAGGCCGCGCTGCAAGAATCTCCAAGAAGGCGACATCCTGGTTGACATTAACGGCATCAACATGAGACACATGAGTCACGGCGAAGTTGTCcag GTGCTGAAGGACTGCGCTTGGGGTCGCGAAGCGTCCATTACAGTCCAGCGTGGCGGAGCGGCAACGCCCACGAAAAACAAGTGGAAAAAGGGTGGAATTAAAGACCAggaccagcaacaacaacagccgcccGTCAGTCCGCGCAAACCCCCAGTCGGCGCTGGACTGTTTCGCAGTAAAACGCCCACGGCTGACCTTTACAG cGCCCAAACGAAGGAAGTGGTGCCCATCAGACCGAAAACGCCACTGGTAGACACTCGCAACCGGCCCAAAACGCCTTCAATGGGAGTGGGCATGAGTGGCGGTCCGTCGTCTCAGCCGTCGTCACTGCCGGATCATTTGGAACAGCACCGGGAAATCAACCGGACGCCTGTCAACGCTCTGGCGGAGCAGTTCCAGAACGGCATGAACTTCCAGGACAATAACGGAGTGGTGGGAGGTTAcaacagccagcagcagcagcaacggaaCATGATGAATCGAAGTCGGAGTCCGGGCAGAGAACTGGACTCGCATCCGTCGATGCAGATGCACTACGAGAATGGTCTGCCGCCGGACGCTGGCTACGGTGGCATGCCCAACGGCTACCCACCGGCTTACGAGTCCGACTACGGCCGGATGGGTCAACCCTCTCGCAATGCCCGCTCCGATCCTTACGCTCCTAATCCTTACACCGGTGGATCTTACTCCATGGACGCCTCACGTCCGATGGATTACGG TTACGGTTATTCAGGAATGAATGGACCGAACGTTCCGGATTATCCGGAAGAGAACCTCGGCCAGTTCCACCGTCAGGATTCCGGCTACGGCACTCAACCGCAGTCGGTGGTTGTGGgttacagcaacaacaatagcaacagcagcaacaacctcCTCCGTCAGAATGCTGGGCCGGGCTCGTTTGCCCCGCTCAAAGAAGGCACCAGCTTCGATCACGAATTGTCGTCGTATCCGCCCAGCatgtcgactggcggccgtCCGGATGTGGCGATGAGGAGGCCGGGTCCCAACAGCGTCAACAGCAGCGGCGGTGGCGGAGTAGGAGTAGGTGGAGGAGGCAATCCAGCAGTCAATTCGTCGTCGGGTCAGCAATCGCTGCCGCCGCCCGGCGAGTGGATGGAAATGAACGTGACGCTTTTGAGGCACGAAACGGGTTTCGGCTTCCGCATCGTCGGCGGCACGGAAGAAGGGTCGCAGGTCTCTATCGGGCACATAGTTCCGGGCGGAGCGGCCGATCTCGACGGCCGGCTCCGAACCGGTGACGAAATCTTGGCCGTCGATCTGATGTCGGTCGTTCACACATCTCACCACCACGTCGTCCAGCTGATGGGCGCGGCCGCTCTCAACGGCCGAGTTTCCATCACGGTCCGGCGCTGGATACCCCTCCATCCGTCGTCCATCTCCCCACAAG ATACTGGATATCCGAGCGGAGTTGGCGACGGCAGCGGCCTGATTTACCCGTACGACGTGACGGTGGTGCGTCGCGAGGATGAAGGTTTCGGCTTCGTCATCATCTCGTCGGTGACGAAGGGCGTGTCGTTCATCGGCCAAATCATCCCCGACAGCCCGGCCAAGCGCTGCTCTCAGCTGCACGTTGGCGACCGCATTTTGGCCGTCAATCACCACGACATATCGAGGCTTCACCACGGCGATATTGTCAACCTCATCAAAGATTCCGGCTACACCGTGACGCTCACCGTCGGACCTCCTCTGGACGACACAGCCTCCAGCAACGCCTCCAACTCTCACCGG tcttccGATGCCATGGTAACCGCCCAAGCCTTGCCTGCTCCTCCTGCTAGTGACGGTACTAGGAGCCCCAgcag AATTGACGCTTATCACCAACAATATGCCTACAACCAGGAAGATCAGATCGATGGGCCGATGATT GACGGATCAGAGGCGTACCCTCCGATAGAGGAAGACCAACTTTACGCCGTGGAACTGAGCCGAGGTACCCGAGGATTTGGATTCAGCATACGAGGCGGAAGGGAATTTCATAACATGCCTCTCTTCGTTCTCCGCATCGCCGACAATGGCGCCGCCGCTCAGGATGGCCGTCTAAGA GTAGGCGATCAGCTGATTGAAATCAACGGCATCAGCACCAAGAATATGACGCACGCAGATGCCATCGAGTTGATTAAAAATGGCGGAATGGTGGTCCGTCTTTTACTCCGGAGAGGCAACATCGCTCCTCCCATGG GTGAAAATGGGCAAATGTTATCGCCGTCATCAACGGGCTCTCCTACGACGCCCTCTGGCATGATGGAAATGATGAGGCCCAACAGCTCCATGGCCCAGCCTCACCACGGCTCTTACGGCAGCAACGGGCCTCTCTCTCAACTCCATCAGGCGGACAGCCGGATGCCCAACGGCATTCCCGTCGGccaccaacagcaacagtctcagcagcagcagcagcaacagttgcaacaacaacaacaccagcaacagcaacaacaatacaCGGGACCACCGCCGTACATGATGGGCCCGCGCGGAATGCCCAACGGCGGCATGCGCGGACACGTTCCCGCTCCTTTGAACGTTCCGCCGAGTCAACGGAATTTGAACGGGCCTCTGAGCCACAGTTCACCGCGGGTCATTGGTGCAGCTGGCAACGTCGTTGGCGACTATTACTGGGGTTCTTGA